A region of Salinibacter sp. 10B DNA encodes the following proteins:
- a CDS encoding peptide chain release factor 3, giving the protein MDKQLKKEVDKRRTFAIISHPDAGKTTLTEKLLLKGGAIHEAGEIKGRKADRFALSDWMTMEKERGISVTSSVMQFPYRGYEMNLLDTPGHRDFSEDTYRVLTAADSVIMVLDNANAVEQQTKKLMEVCRMRDMPVITFVNKMDRHGMPPLDILEDIEKELDLETVPLSWPIGMGDRFRGTYNLFRDELHLFSHADMEGEHERLPIEDLDDPQLDEVLRDQADDLRFDVELVREAGNELEMEKYRDGQQTPVFFGSALSNFGVGDMLDTFVEIAPSPQPRPTVTRTVSPYEDDFTGVAFKIQANMDPKHHDRMAFVRVCSGRFEKGMEVIHHRTGETMRLNNATTFMAQDREGVDTAYPGDIIGIMSHGRVKIGDSFSASEPLHFTGVPSFAPEHFRKVHLDDPFRSKHLGKGLKQLSEEGAIQAFRPARGNDYILGAVGELQFDVTLDRLEDEYNVDAHLTGAPYTCCRWVKGPSEDLEDFRSENLDNLFEDADGDLAYLGLSDYRLERTVEEWPRLTFASTKEHTSERE; this is encoded by the coding sequence GTGGATAAACAGCTGAAGAAGGAGGTGGACAAGCGGCGAACCTTTGCCATCATCAGCCACCCGGATGCAGGAAAGACAACCCTCACCGAAAAGCTCTTGCTGAAGGGCGGGGCTATCCACGAGGCCGGGGAGATTAAAGGCCGGAAGGCCGACCGCTTTGCTCTCAGCGACTGGATGACGATGGAGAAGGAGCGCGGCATTAGCGTGACCTCCTCCGTGATGCAGTTTCCGTACCGGGGCTACGAGATGAATCTGCTCGACACCCCCGGCCACCGCGACTTTTCGGAGGATACCTACCGGGTCCTTACGGCCGCCGACAGCGTCATCATGGTCCTCGACAACGCGAACGCCGTCGAGCAGCAGACCAAGAAGCTGATGGAGGTCTGCCGAATGCGGGACATGCCGGTCATCACGTTTGTCAATAAGATGGACCGGCACGGGATGCCGCCGCTCGACATTCTTGAGGACATCGAGAAGGAGCTCGATCTGGAGACCGTACCGTTGTCCTGGCCCATCGGCATGGGCGACCGCTTCCGCGGCACCTATAACCTCTTCCGCGACGAACTGCACCTCTTTTCTCACGCGGACATGGAGGGGGAGCATGAGCGCCTTCCCATCGAAGACCTCGACGATCCCCAGCTGGATGAGGTGCTCCGCGACCAGGCCGACGACCTGCGCTTCGACGTGGAGCTGGTGCGCGAGGCGGGCAACGAGTTGGAGATGGAGAAGTATCGCGACGGGCAGCAGACGCCCGTCTTCTTTGGCAGCGCCCTCAGCAACTTCGGCGTGGGCGACATGCTCGACACCTTCGTCGAAATTGCCCCGTCGCCCCAGCCGCGACCCACGGTGACCCGCACCGTCTCGCCCTACGAGGACGACTTCACGGGTGTGGCCTTCAAGATCCAGGCGAACATGGACCCGAAGCATCACGACCGCATGGCATTCGTGCGCGTCTGCTCGGGCCGCTTTGAGAAGGGGATGGAGGTCATTCACCACCGCACCGGCGAAACGATGCGCCTCAACAACGCCACCACCTTCATGGCGCAGGATCGGGAGGGCGTGGACACGGCCTATCCGGGCGACATTATCGGCATTATGAGCCACGGCCGCGTCAAGATCGGCGACAGCTTCTCGGCGAGCGAGCCGCTGCACTTTACCGGCGTGCCTAGCTTTGCGCCGGAGCACTTCCGGAAAGTGCACCTGGACGACCCGTTCCGTTCGAAGCACCTGGGCAAAGGGCTCAAGCAGCTCAGCGAGGAGGGCGCCATTCAGGCGTTCCGTCCGGCGCGCGGCAACGACTACATTCTCGGCGCCGTGGGCGAGCTCCAGTTCGACGTGACGCTCGACCGGCTGGAGGATGAGTACAACGTCGACGCCCACCTCACGGGCGCCCCGTATACCTGCTGCCGGTGGGTGAAAGGCCCGTCCGAAGACCTGGAGGACTTCCGCAGCGAGAATCTGGACAACCTCTTCGAGGATGCGGACGGGGATCTTGCCTACCTCGGCCTTAGCGATTACCGACTGGAGCGCACCGTGGAAGAGTGGCCGCGCCTTACGTTTGCGTCCACGAAAGAGCATACGTCCGAGCGGGAGTAA
- a CDS encoding MgtC/SapB family protein gives METSTLQLFYRFGVALVLGFFMGLQREYAYRQRVGEEGELMAGARTFPIIALLGAAAALAGEKMESTGPFVVALLSISILLAVGHFWQARERDMGLTTEMAALVAFFTGALCYWEYLRLAAALGVGTAVLLSIKVQTHAFARRIDREDVYATLKFAVITVIVLPLLPTQGYGPPPFDVLVPYNVWLMVVLISGISFLGYVLIQVVGPRRGVGLTGLLGGLASSTAVTLSVAERSRDSEGLDRAFAMAVMLAWAIMFVRVIVEVAVVHPPLLATVWMPVTSVFGVSLLYCGYLYRVQPGEAQNEPQTVRNPFRLVPAITFGVLYAIILVVSNGAQSYFGDAGVYLSSVVAGLADVDAITLSMARLHESGDVPSHTATRAILIAAAANTVLKGGIVAVTGTRALRRAVMPGLALIVGASLGMALLL, from the coding sequence ATGGAGACGAGTACATTGCAACTCTTTTATCGATTTGGAGTGGCGCTTGTCCTAGGGTTTTTTATGGGCCTCCAGCGCGAGTATGCGTATCGGCAGCGCGTTGGGGAGGAAGGGGAGCTGATGGCGGGGGCGCGAACCTTTCCCATCATTGCTTTGCTTGGCGCCGCCGCGGCATTGGCCGGAGAGAAAATGGAGAGCACCGGGCCATTTGTCGTCGCCCTGCTTTCGATCTCCATCCTGCTGGCGGTCGGTCACTTCTGGCAGGCGCGTGAGCGGGACATGGGACTCACGACGGAGATGGCGGCGCTGGTCGCTTTTTTTACGGGAGCGCTGTGCTACTGGGAGTACCTGCGCCTTGCGGCGGCCCTCGGGGTGGGGACTGCCGTTCTGCTCTCGATAAAAGTACAGACGCATGCGTTTGCCCGTCGGATCGATCGAGAAGACGTCTACGCGACACTCAAGTTTGCCGTCATCACGGTCATCGTCTTGCCGCTTCTTCCCACGCAGGGCTACGGCCCGCCGCCGTTTGATGTGTTGGTCCCCTACAACGTGTGGCTGATGGTGGTGCTCATCTCGGGGATCAGCTTTCTGGGATATGTGCTCATTCAGGTGGTGGGGCCGCGTCGCGGCGTTGGGCTCACCGGGCTCCTTGGTGGGCTGGCGTCGAGCACTGCCGTGACGCTGAGTGTGGCTGAGCGTAGTCGCGATTCGGAGGGATTGGACCGGGCGTTTGCCATGGCCGTCATGCTTGCCTGGGCCATTATGTTTGTGCGGGTGATTGTGGAGGTTGCGGTCGTGCACCCGCCCCTATTGGCGACCGTATGGATGCCGGTGACGAGCGTGTTTGGGGTCAGTCTGCTCTACTGCGGATACCTGTACCGCGTTCAGCCGGGGGAGGCACAGAACGAGCCGCAGACGGTGCGCAATCCGTTTCGTCTCGTGCCAGCCATCACCTTTGGGGTGCTGTACGCAATCATTCTCGTTGTCTCCAACGGGGCGCAATCGTATTTTGGGGACGCTGGGGTGTACCTGTCGAGTGTCGTGGCGGGGCTGGCCGACGTGGATGCCATCACGCTGTCGATGGCCCGGCTGCACGAGAGCGGCGACGTGCCCTCGCACACGGCCACGCGGGCCATTCTGATCGCGGCGGCCGCCAACACGGTATTGAAAGGCGGCATCGTGGCGGTGACCGGCACGCGGGCCCTGCGGCGGGCTGTAATGCCGGGGCTTGCGCTGATCGTGGGGGCCTCGCTTGGAATGGCGCTCCTTTTATGA
- a CDS encoding YdcF family protein, producing MSLFLSKVLSLLIYPLSLGLLVLVASGGGMYWRKRVGLAGLSLGILIIWVPATPVFSDWLCGTLESRYPPASVEQAPAADAIVALGGSVGAPMPPRVYPDLNGTSDRLWHAARLYRAEKAPFVIASGGTMPWRDQRFREAPAMQNLLVSWGVPADSVLLESTSANTYENATNTAEIVEKQSFDRVLLVTSALHMRRALATFRSAGITAVPAATDYRVVQRATTLLDLLPSVGALDKSTAAIHEYVGYTVYRWRGWIEDQNRPSG from the coding sequence GTGTCTTTGTTTCTTTCGAAGGTACTAAGCCTCTTGATCTACCCACTTTCGTTGGGGCTGCTGGTGCTTGTGGCCAGTGGAGGGGGGATGTACTGGCGGAAACGGGTCGGCCTTGCGGGCCTCAGCCTCGGAATTCTCATTATCTGGGTGCCCGCCACGCCAGTGTTTTCCGACTGGCTCTGTGGCACGTTGGAGTCGCGCTATCCCCCTGCGTCGGTTGAACAAGCCCCTGCTGCTGATGCCATCGTTGCCCTCGGCGGGTCCGTTGGGGCGCCTATGCCGCCCCGGGTGTATCCAGATCTCAACGGGACCTCCGACCGGCTCTGGCATGCAGCGCGGCTCTATCGAGCGGAGAAGGCCCCGTTCGTCATTGCGAGTGGGGGAACGATGCCGTGGAGGGACCAGCGCTTTCGGGAGGCCCCGGCCATGCAGAATCTGCTCGTCAGCTGGGGCGTGCCGGCCGACTCGGTATTGCTGGAATCCACTAGTGCGAACACGTATGAGAATGCGACGAACACGGCGGAAATCGTGGAGAAACAGTCATTTGACCGGGTGCTGCTCGTGACGTCGGCGCTGCACATGCGCCGTGCACTCGCTACCTTTCGGAGTGCGGGCATTACCGCCGTGCCTGCCGCTACCGATTATCGGGTCGTACAGCGCGCTACCACCCTTCTCGATCTGCTACCGAGCGTTGGTGCGTTAGACAAGAGTACGGCTGCGATCCACGAATACGTCGGCTATACTGTGTACCGCTGGCGGGGGTGGATTGAAGATCAGAACCGTCCGTCCGGGTGA
- a CDS encoding cupin domain-containing protein, giving the protein MSVSVPDQFSDAVQEPDLAVHLLEEDGPYPNNESLPLLIYTQALRSTVETPARTFEQVFQAHNWRGAWRNGIFPYHHYHSTAHEVLGIAEGHAAVQLGGDGGLAVDVAAGDVLVLPAGVAHKNRGASGDFLVVGAYPDGQNWDLKRGEPGDRPEADRNIEQVPLPALDPVYGANGPVQEHWGAMD; this is encoded by the coding sequence ATGAGTGTGTCGGTCCCGGATCAATTTTCGGATGCCGTACAGGAACCGGACCTAGCGGTGCATCTGCTGGAAGAGGATGGGCCGTATCCGAACAACGAGAGCCTTCCGCTGCTCATCTACACGCAGGCCCTCCGCTCGACGGTGGAGACCCCTGCCCGCACGTTCGAGCAGGTCTTTCAGGCTCACAACTGGCGGGGAGCGTGGCGAAACGGCATTTTCCCGTATCACCATTATCACAGCACGGCCCACGAGGTGCTGGGCATTGCGGAAGGGCATGCCGCTGTACAGCTTGGGGGGGACGGCGGCCTCGCGGTCGACGTAGCGGCGGGAGACGTGCTCGTCCTTCCGGCGGGAGTAGCGCACAAGAATCGAGGCGCGAGTGGAGACTTTTTAGTCGTTGGAGCCTATCCCGATGGGCAGAACTGGGACCTAAAACGGGGGGAGCCGGGAGACCGGCCCGAGGCAGACCGCAATATTGAGCAGGTGCCACTTCCCGCGCTCGATCCCGTCTACGGAGCCAACGGGCCGGTACAGGAGCACTGGGGGGCGATGGATTGA
- a CDS encoding vitamin K epoxide reductase family protein — MFSLKSFRKRLREYHSVWEQVLFGLSLLGVFTVVHLFIQQGRNFDRGCFGFEALDTEQMAFDCSAVVSSGSGTFLGVSNIVWGVGFYLGIAFLTFAIFWGGRRWRAWMQGGRFGVLTGGVFYSSYLVYMQVAVINALCALCLASAGITVLLFAMQAILLATDLQSSETTMTDRLFKRDLTVYVYSVAFVAILIGADLTYFNALTPAAEEAATAHKEQYSGAACQLNAEKGPVSDPSSLVSFQDVTMGPSDASVTIVEYFDPNCPHCKTFHEETMKTLISEYSDQVRFVFKPFPLRGSSLPEVQALYAAHQEGKFSEMLNAQYARQSRTGITEQDLRAIASEIGMNPDVLMSRVNQNKYREQILKQRKRAINIGVDSTPTVLVNGHFAGSRSLECMKMFIQRAQEGTLGEGA, encoded by the coding sequence ATGTTCTCCCTGAAGTCCTTTCGGAAACGACTACGGGAATATCATTCGGTTTGGGAACAGGTACTTTTCGGCCTGTCCCTCTTAGGGGTTTTCACCGTCGTACACCTGTTCATTCAGCAGGGACGAAACTTTGATCGCGGCTGCTTCGGATTCGAGGCGCTCGATACCGAGCAGATGGCCTTCGATTGCTCGGCTGTGGTGTCGAGTGGAAGCGGGACCTTTCTCGGCGTTTCCAACATTGTGTGGGGAGTAGGGTTCTATCTTGGAATTGCCTTCCTGACCTTTGCGATTTTTTGGGGAGGACGCCGCTGGCGAGCCTGGATGCAGGGCGGACGCTTCGGTGTGCTTACCGGGGGCGTGTTCTATTCCAGTTACCTCGTATACATGCAGGTGGCTGTTATCAATGCGTTGTGTGCCCTTTGTCTTGCCTCTGCCGGCATCACAGTGCTGCTTTTTGCAATGCAGGCGATCCTTCTCGCGACTGATCTTCAATCCTCTGAGACGACTATGACTGACCGCTTGTTCAAGCGCGACCTTACCGTATACGTCTATTCCGTTGCCTTTGTCGCCATTCTCATCGGTGCCGACCTGACGTACTTCAACGCACTGACACCGGCAGCCGAGGAAGCTGCGACCGCGCACAAGGAGCAGTACTCCGGAGCGGCCTGTCAGCTGAACGCGGAAAAAGGGCCTGTGAGTGATCCCTCGTCCCTCGTGAGCTTTCAGGATGTCACGATGGGGCCGTCCGATGCGTCCGTGACGATCGTTGAGTACTTCGATCCCAATTGCCCTCACTGCAAGACCTTCCACGAGGAGACCATGAAGACCCTGATTTCGGAGTATAGCGATCAGGTTCGATTTGTCTTTAAGCCGTTTCCGTTGCGCGGATCGTCCCTGCCGGAGGTGCAGGCCCTCTACGCGGCTCATCAAGAAGGCAAGTTTTCCGAGATGCTCAACGCTCAGTATGCGCGTCAGAGCCGTACCGGCATTACGGAGCAGGATCTGCGGGCCATTGCTTCGGAGATCGGCATGAACCCGGATGTGCTGATGTCTCGCGTCAATCAGAACAAGTACCGGGAGCAGATCCTGAAGCAGCGCAAGCGGGCGATCAACATTGGGGTTGATAGCACACCGACGGTGTTGGTGAATGGTCACTTCGCCGGATCTCGTTCGTTGGAGTGCATGAAGATGTTCATTCAGCGGGCGCAGGAGGGAACCCTTGGGGAGGGCGCGTAA
- a CDS encoding methyltransferase domain-containing protein yields the protein MSNRLRSRAALRVTYSTLAPLYDWIVPWISSAARALGRTWLDVNNGQHLLDVGTGTGLALRPLADANPHGWTEGIDASPAMLTRARHRMRECPHRRYGLRQAPATDLPYGDDTFDRLFSSYLLDLLPRSDRRSTLLEMRRVLRPQGRLVLVYLVPPRHLQERVWTHLARLFPPLLGGSRPIPLRSSLEAAGLCELRHATRVQSGLRSGILVAVPR from the coding sequence ATGTCCAATCGGCTTCGCTCCCGCGCTGCCCTTCGCGTCACATATTCGACCCTGGCCCCCTTGTACGACTGGATTGTCCCATGGATTTCGAGTGCCGCACGGGCTCTGGGCCGAACGTGGCTCGACGTAAACAACGGGCAGCATCTCTTAGATGTAGGAACCGGCACGGGCCTCGCCCTGCGCCCACTAGCCGATGCCAATCCGCACGGGTGGACCGAAGGCATCGATGCAAGTCCTGCCATGCTGACTCGCGCCCGCCACCGAATGCGGGAATGTCCCCACCGTCGATACGGTCTCCGGCAGGCCCCCGCCACCGATCTCCCCTACGGCGACGACACATTCGACCGTCTCTTCTCTAGTTACCTTCTCGATCTACTCCCCCGTTCGGACCGCCGCTCCACCCTACTGGAAATGCGTCGCGTCCTCCGTCCCCAGGGCCGACTTGTCCTCGTCTATCTCGTTCCGCCCCGGCACCTCCAGGAGCGAGTCTGGACGCACCTCGCTCGCTTGTTTCCTCCCCTCCTGGGAGGGTCTCGTCCCATTCCTCTGCGCTCGTCTCTGGAGGCCGCTGGCCTGTGTGAACTCCGACATGCCACTCGCGTACAGTCGGGACTGCGCTCCGGCATTCTCGTGGCAGTTCCGCGCTAA
- the trpE gene encoding anthranilate synthase component I, protein MTFDDFHSHVDAARTQGAERLVVPVSLRRSADLLTPVSAFLSLREESDYSFLFESVEGGEKLARYSFLARNPYRIVKGTDFGATVNVDERRTPDAEAGLAQPDGNIFEVLDAYMDRYTEVDLPDLPRLRGGAVGYLGYDGVRLVEDLPDAPPDDLGLPDAIWCFYDTVAAFDHVKHQIVLMANVFVDEDTNLRAAYEDAQARLSDLETDLKRPPSAPDPVEWTDEELTSNMERPVFEDAVRTAKEHIHRGDIFQVVLSQRFSTSFEGDRFNLYRALRQVNPSPYLFYLDFDDMALVGSSPEVLVRAEDGTAEVLPIAGTRPRGEDEEEDAKLAEELLEDPKERAEHLMLVDLGRNDLGRVCQYDSVTVDRYAYVERYSHVMHIVSSVKGKLDASRGPMDVLAACFPAGTVSGAPKVRAMEIIDNLEPTRRGTYAGAVGYVDFSGTLDTCIAIRTMVVTDNTAHVQAGAGIVADSDPTREYDETWNKAAALRQAMHVAADGLL, encoded by the coding sequence ATGACGTTTGACGACTTTCACAGTCACGTAGACGCAGCCCGTACTCAGGGCGCCGAGCGCCTCGTGGTGCCGGTGTCTCTGCGCCGCAGTGCCGACCTCTTGACGCCCGTTTCGGCGTTCCTCTCACTGCGGGAAGAGTCGGACTACAGCTTTCTGTTCGAGAGCGTCGAGGGCGGCGAAAAACTGGCCCGCTACTCGTTCCTCGCCCGCAATCCGTACCGCATCGTAAAGGGCACCGACTTCGGGGCCACGGTGAACGTAGACGAGCGCCGGACCCCTGACGCCGAAGCAGGCCTCGCCCAGCCGGACGGCAACATCTTCGAGGTCCTGGATGCATACATGGACCGCTACACGGAGGTGGACCTGCCGGACCTTCCCCGCCTCCGCGGAGGGGCCGTGGGCTACCTCGGCTACGACGGAGTGCGCCTCGTTGAGGACCTGCCCGACGCCCCGCCCGACGACCTTGGACTGCCGGACGCCATCTGGTGCTTTTACGACACGGTGGCCGCATTCGATCACGTGAAGCACCAGATCGTCCTTATGGCCAACGTGTTCGTAGATGAGGACACGAACCTGCGGGCGGCGTACGAGGACGCACAAGCGCGCCTCTCCGACCTGGAAACCGACCTCAAGCGCCCCCCTTCCGCGCCCGATCCGGTTGAGTGGACGGATGAAGAGTTGACCTCCAACATGGAGCGCCCCGTCTTCGAGGACGCGGTGCGAACCGCAAAGGAGCACATCCACCGCGGGGACATCTTCCAAGTGGTGCTCTCGCAACGGTTTTCCACGTCGTTCGAGGGGGATCGCTTCAACCTCTACCGCGCCCTGCGACAGGTAAACCCGTCGCCGTACCTCTTCTACCTCGACTTCGACGACATGGCCTTGGTTGGCTCCTCCCCCGAGGTGCTGGTCCGCGCCGAGGACGGAACGGCGGAGGTGCTACCGATTGCGGGCACCCGGCCGCGCGGAGAGGACGAGGAGGAAGATGCTAAGCTTGCAGAGGAGCTGCTTGAGGATCCGAAGGAGCGCGCCGAGCACCTGATGCTTGTGGACCTGGGCCGCAACGACCTCGGGCGCGTGTGCCAGTACGACAGTGTGACGGTCGACCGCTACGCCTACGTCGAGCGCTACTCGCACGTGATGCACATCGTCTCGTCCGTGAAGGGGAAACTGGACGCCAGCCGAGGACCGATGGATGTGCTGGCCGCCTGCTTCCCCGCCGGGACCGTGAGCGGCGCGCCGAAAGTGCGAGCAATGGAAATTATCGACAATCTCGAACCAACACGACGCGGGACCTATGCGGGCGCCGTGGGATACGTTGACTTTTCTGGCACGCTGGACACCTGCATTGCCATCCGCACGATGGTTGTCACGGACAACACTGCACACGTGCAGGCCGGCGCTGGAATCGTGGCCGACAGCGATCCTACCCGCGAATACGACGAGACGTGGAATAAAGCCGCGGCTCTCCGTCAGGCCATGCACGTCGCCGCCGACGGCCTCCTGTAA
- the trpS gene encoding tryptophan--tRNA ligase yields MEAPNPTAAAKSDASDEPVVVSGIQPSGRLHLGNYFGAIRQHIDLHEQHEAYYFIVNYHAMTTVDDPERLREHTFDVALDYLALDFDPEEAALFVQSDVPEVTELTWIFMNLLPTSRLEKGVAYKDKVDAGLTPNAGLFNYPVLQAADILIYGGSLVPVGADQKQNIEITRDLARRFNNTYCPEDEPLFPIPDPHILDDVAVVPGIDGQKMSKSYGNTIGIFDEGDELKDKVMSIVTDSKPLDEPKDPESCNVFSLIKLVAEEEKQKQIAQQYRDGGYGYGHAKQDLLALIQDYFAEARAKRKELEQRPDYVRDVLRHGAEQARERVEPIMERVRDLTGLVRTR; encoded by the coding sequence ATGGAAGCCCCCAATCCCACTGCCGCTGCCAAATCGGACGCCTCTGACGAACCGGTCGTCGTCTCCGGCATCCAACCGTCCGGTCGGCTCCACCTCGGCAACTACTTCGGCGCCATCCGGCAGCACATCGACCTCCATGAGCAGCACGAGGCGTACTACTTCATCGTGAACTACCACGCGATGACGACGGTCGATGACCCGGAGCGCCTCCGCGAGCACACGTTTGACGTGGCCCTCGACTACCTGGCCCTGGACTTCGACCCGGAGGAGGCTGCTCTCTTCGTGCAAAGCGACGTGCCGGAGGTGACAGAGTTGACGTGGATTTTTATGAACCTCCTCCCCACCAGCCGGCTGGAGAAGGGCGTGGCCTACAAGGACAAGGTGGACGCCGGCCTCACCCCAAACGCCGGCCTCTTCAATTATCCGGTGCTCCAGGCCGCCGACATCCTCATTTACGGCGGCTCGCTCGTGCCCGTTGGGGCCGACCAAAAACAAAACATTGAAATCACGCGCGACCTCGCCCGCCGCTTCAACAACACCTACTGTCCCGAGGACGAGCCGCTCTTTCCGATCCCCGACCCGCACATTCTCGACGATGTGGCGGTGGTACCGGGCATCGACGGACAAAAAATGTCGAAGAGCTACGGCAATACCATCGGGATTTTCGATGAGGGTGATGAGTTAAAGGACAAGGTCATGAGCATTGTGACGGACTCGAAGCCGCTCGACGAACCGAAGGACCCGGAAAGCTGCAACGTTTTCTCCCTCATCAAACTGGTTGCCGAGGAGGAAAAGCAGAAACAGATCGCCCAGCAGTACCGCGACGGCGGCTACGGCTACGGCCACGCCAAGCAGGACCTCCTGGCGCTCATCCAGGACTACTTTGCTGAGGCGCGGGCAAAGCGAAAAGAACTGGAGCAACGGCCCGACTACGTCCGCGACGTCCTCCGCCACGGCGCCGAGCAGGCCCGCGAACGGGTGGAGCCGATCATGGAGCGCGTTCGGGACCTCACCGGTCTTGTTCGTACTCGATGA
- a CDS encoding four helix bundle protein, translating into MRRSSRSVCANLAEAWYKRLYERHFVSKLSDASSEAAETIVWLDVAQNCGCLDSTRADKFESGYREIIGGIISMYGPI; encoded by the coding sequence ATTCGCCGCTCCTCACGATCTGTCTGCGCAAACCTTGCGGAAGCATGGTATAAACGACTGTATGAGCGTCACTTTGTAAGCAAACTCTCCGATGCCAGTAGTGAAGCTGCTGAAACGATCGTTTGGCTCGACGTTGCTCAAAACTGCGGATGCCTCGACTCAACCCGGGCGGATAAGTTTGAAAGTGGCTATCGCGAAATCATCGGAGGGATTATTTCAATGTATGGACCAATCTGA
- a CDS encoding aminodeoxychorismate/anthranilate synthase component II, which yields MILIIDNYDSFTYNLVHLVGRHTDDLEVIRNDDKTIEEVEAMAPDGILISPGPGRPSEAGLTEPVIEALGDRTPLLGVCLGHQAIGEVFGGTIVQADELMHGKTSPVSHNGKGLFANVDPMFDATRYHSLVVDRDTFPHDALKITAEAEDGTIMGLRHRTHPLYGIQFHPESVMTKAGPTIIENWLSMVWNDERAAAAR from the coding sequence ATGATTTTAATCATCGACAATTACGACTCGTTCACGTACAACCTCGTCCACCTCGTGGGGCGGCACACGGACGACCTGGAGGTCATTCGGAACGACGATAAGACGATCGAGGAGGTCGAGGCGATGGCCCCGGACGGCATCCTGATCTCGCCCGGACCGGGGCGCCCATCGGAAGCGGGACTGACAGAGCCCGTGATTGAAGCCCTGGGCGACCGGACCCCACTCCTCGGCGTCTGCCTCGGGCACCAGGCCATTGGAGAAGTCTTCGGGGGCACCATCGTGCAGGCCGACGAGCTGATGCACGGCAAAACGAGCCCGGTGAGCCACAACGGCAAGGGCCTCTTTGCAAATGTGGATCCGATGTTCGACGCCACTCGCTACCACTCCCTCGTTGTGGACCGCGACACATTCCCGCACGATGCGCTGAAAATTACGGCAGAGGCAGAAGATGGCACCATCATGGGCCTCCGACACCGGACCCACCCACTGTACGGCATCCAATTTCACCCAGAGAGCGTGATGACGAAAGCGGGTCCGACGATTATTGAGAACTGGCTTTCGATGGTCTGGAACGATGAACGCGCTGCGGCAGCGAGATAA
- the trpD gene encoding anthranilate phosphoribosyltransferase: MKEFLQTIADGNPLSRSQAEAAMQQMMSGDALPEHMAALLMGLRSRDEKLDELVGFTKVMREFAIDVDLDDPHAIDLCGTGGDGADTFNISTTASIVAAGAGVTVAKHGNRSVSSKSGSADVLEELGIEIELQKDGVEHCLHEAGIAFLFAPFFHPAMKHVMPVRKSLGVRTFFNILGPLCNPAGVTRQIVGAFDTQTAQMMVRILARLDADHVITLHSQDGMDEVSVSAATTLFEYDASEDNPVPRSREIGPEKHNYERAGASALAGGDAKENAKILHGILAGEDHSPRRDVAVLNAAYALHTSDKFENLDACLEAAEESIDSGAALDTLETLADVSQKAPTG; the protein is encoded by the coding sequence GTGAAGGAATTTCTCCAAACGATCGCCGACGGCAATCCGCTCTCGCGCTCGCAGGCCGAAGCGGCCATGCAGCAGATGATGAGTGGAGATGCCCTCCCCGAACACATGGCGGCCCTCCTCATGGGCCTCCGCTCCCGTGACGAGAAGCTCGACGAGTTGGTGGGATTCACGAAGGTCATGCGCGAGTTCGCCATTGACGTCGACCTTGACGACCCGCACGCGATCGATCTGTGCGGGACGGGCGGCGATGGGGCCGATACGTTCAACATCTCGACGACCGCCTCGATCGTCGCCGCGGGCGCGGGCGTTACGGTCGCCAAGCACGGCAACCGATCGGTCTCCTCGAAATCGGGCTCGGCGGACGTACTTGAAGAATTGGGCATTGAAATCGAACTGCAGAAGGACGGGGTAGAACATTGTCTCCACGAGGCCGGCATTGCCTTCCTCTTCGCCCCCTTCTTCCATCCAGCCATGAAGCACGTGATGCCGGTGCGCAAGTCGCTCGGCGTCCGCACCTTCTTCAACATCCTGGGCCCGCTCTGCAACCCCGCCGGCGTCACGCGCCAGATCGTCGGGGCCTTCGACACCCAGACGGCCCAGATGATGGTGCGTATTCTCGCCCGGCTCGACGCCGATCACGTGATCACGCTGCACTCGCAGGACGGCATGGACGAGGTCAGCGTCTCCGCCGCCACTACGCTGTTCGAGTACGACGCCTCAGAGGACAATCCGGTGCCGCGCAGCCGCGAGATTGGTCCAGAGAAGCACAACTATGAACGAGCGGGCGCCTCGGCCCTTGCGGGCGGCGATGCCAAAGAGAATGCGAAGATTTTGCACGGCATTCTCGCGGGCGAAGACCACAGCCCGCGGCGGGACGTGGCGGTGCTCAATGCCGCCTACGCCCTCCACACGAGCGATAAATTCGAGAACCTGGACGCGTGCCTCGAAGCTGCCGAAGAGAGCATCGACTCCGGCGCGGCCCTCGATACCCTCGAAACGCTGGCTGACGTCTCTCAGAAGGCACCAACCGGTTGA